In a genomic window of Leptospira hartskeerlii:
- the dusA gene encoding tRNA dihydrouridine(20/20a) synthase DusA gives MSFEKKQPIQYPVSVAPMMDWTDRHFRFFLRLITKHSLFYTEMVTTGAILRGDKHRFLRFSQEESPLSLQLGGDNPSRLAECAKIGEEYGYSEINLNVGCPSDKVQEGNFGACLMKDPNKVADCISEMDSKTSIPVTVKCRIGVRGKETLEDLHTFVRSVSTAGARRITIHARIAILEGLSPAQNRTVPPLRYEDVYSIKKSFPDLVIELNGGVKSISDIHSHLGKVDGVMIGRAAYENPFLFSDVDSEFFGAQPLNLSRREIFESMQEYVSSQTAEGEKPSRILRHLLGAFHEIRGARSYRRILTEKMHSDPGPRLLLEALGSIPDEYLRRNF, from the coding sequence ATGTCTTTCGAAAAAAAACAGCCGATCCAATACCCCGTATCCGTGGCCCCAATGATGGACTGGACGGACAGACATTTTCGTTTTTTCTTAAGACTGATCACTAAACATTCCTTATTCTATACGGAAATGGTGACAACGGGTGCTATACTCAGAGGGGACAAACATAGATTCTTACGTTTCTCTCAGGAAGAATCTCCACTTTCCTTACAGCTAGGCGGGGACAATCCCTCTCGACTTGCAGAATGCGCAAAGATTGGAGAAGAATACGGATACTCGGAGATCAATCTGAATGTGGGCTGCCCGAGCGATAAGGTCCAAGAAGGAAATTTCGGAGCTTGCTTGATGAAGGACCCGAATAAAGTCGCTGATTGTATCTCTGAGATGGATTCTAAAACTTCTATCCCTGTCACAGTGAAATGTCGTATCGGTGTTCGAGGAAAAGAAACATTAGAAGATCTGCATACGTTCGTTAGATCTGTGAGCACGGCAGGTGCAAGACGGATCACAATACATGCAAGAATTGCAATATTAGAAGGCTTAAGTCCGGCTCAGAACAGGACTGTTCCTCCGTTACGTTATGAGGATGTATATTCTATTAAAAAAAGTTTTCCGGATCTGGTGATAGAATTGAATGGAGGAGTTAAGTCCATTTCAGATATACATTCTCACTTGGGCAAAGTGGACGGAGTAATGATCGGAAGAGCAGCTTACGAAAATCCTTTCTTATTCTCAGATGTGGATTCCGAGTTTTTTGGCGCACAACCTTTAAACCTGAGTCGAAGAGAGATCTTCGAGTCCATGCAGGAATATGTTTCTTCTCAAACTGCAGAAGGTGAAAAGCCGAGTCGAATTTTAAGGCACCTACTTGGTGCATTTCATGAGATCAGAGGCGCTCGCTCTTATCGTAGGATCCTTACGGAAAAAATGCATTCTGATCCAGGGCCTAGATTACTTTTAGAAGCATTAGGATCCATCCCTGACGAATATTTGCGGAGAAATTTTTGA